The Candidatus Zixiibacteriota bacterium genome includes a region encoding these proteins:
- a CDS encoding GNAT family N-acetyltransferase, whose product MATEIREIEDRDLDAFIRLQIDAYPGLGMIYERDREKLRQRIAERRQDVRVTLYGSYRGNRLVGCMRVHDYRMNFRGALVAAGGLGGVAVDLTVKREGVAGGMVRFYLDKYAAAGAPMAVLWPFRPDFYRKMGFGYGGKKYRYTILPETLPHAAGKGHLAHGEERDFAAMTRCHNRLLALRTGMLDETELSLRQTVGAAGGGRAVVYRDGREVRGFMVYRFRPGAPGNFVSNDLCVEECLYESPEVLAEFLAFLHSQRDQVRRVILDLPDPNFHYAPVDPRNGSEGLYASVYHEVAACAVGPMYRVLDVQSLLAAASEAKFGPGEATVAFTLADRWWGKTAGTTAIHFCEGRAAAAPKRKCDVAVEMEVADFSSVILGAVRLSQLVDYGLARVSKRKSAEVVDSILAAAQPPYCFSRF is encoded by the coding sequence CTGGGTATGATCTACGAGCGGGACCGGGAGAAACTCCGGCAACGGATCGCGGAACGGCGCCAGGATGTGCGCGTGACCCTCTATGGAAGCTACCGGGGGAACCGCCTGGTCGGGTGCATGCGGGTCCATGACTACCGGATGAATTTCCGCGGTGCGCTGGTGGCGGCGGGCGGGCTGGGCGGAGTGGCGGTGGATCTGACGGTCAAGCGCGAGGGAGTGGCCGGCGGCATGGTCCGGTTTTACCTCGACAAGTATGCGGCCGCCGGCGCGCCGATGGCGGTGCTGTGGCCGTTCCGGCCGGACTTCTACCGCAAGATGGGTTTCGGGTACGGCGGCAAGAAATACCGCTACACGATTCTGCCCGAGACGCTGCCGCACGCGGCCGGCAAGGGCCACCTGGCCCACGGGGAGGAGAGGGATTTCGCCGCCATGACGCGCTGCCATAACCGGCTGCTGGCGCTACGGACCGGCATGCTGGACGAGACCGAGCTGTCGCTTCGCCAGACGGTGGGGGCGGCCGGCGGAGGGCGCGCAGTCGTGTACCGCGACGGGCGCGAAGTGCGCGGCTTCATGGTCTATCGCTTTCGCCCCGGGGCGCCGGGCAATTTCGTCAGCAACGATCTCTGCGTGGAGGAGTGCCTGTACGAATCTCCCGAAGTGCTGGCGGAGTTCCTGGCCTTTCTCCACAGTCAGCGCGATCAGGTGCGGCGGGTGATTTTGGACTTGCCCGATCCGAATTTCCACTACGCGCCGGTCGATCCGCGCAACGGTTCGGAGGGCCTTTACGCCTCGGTGTACCACGAGGTGGCCGCCTGCGCCGTGGGGCCGATGTACCGCGTCCTCGACGTGCAGTCGCTCCTGGCGGCGGCGTCGGAGGCGAAATTCGGGCCGGGCGAGGCAACCGTGGCGTTTACGCTGGCCGACCGGTGGTGGGGAAAAACCGCCGGGACGACCGCCATCCACTTCTGCGAGGGCAGAGCCGCAGCGGCGCCGAAAAGGAAGTGCGACGTGGCGGTTGAAATGGAGGTCGCCGATTTCTCCTCTGTGATATTGGGGGCGGTGCGGCTGTCGCAACTGGTGGATTACGGCCTGGCACGAGTGTCGAAGCGCAAATCTGCAGAGGTTGTCGACAGCATCCTGGCCGCCGCCCAGCCGCCTTACTGCTTCTCAAGATTCTGA
- a CDS encoding thrombospondin type 3 repeat-containing protein, giving the protein MSKCLAFACLYLCTASAAFGAPETGWETFRPDRQVQFDRLGRSTDTCLLFRHNPDDSVLGYSSSFTAGQQTIVYFDPTSCAADSTYPFGITELSFTLLDPPSYIDSRLYKWPVELEVVVYALAPSGDPCDGPGALLCSVSAACDSASFAFPQVGTVPLPSPCCFDAPFFIGIRYTDTTSLRLPSIMWDTDSSPALCDAFQFYDTAWYAWNIFWVYDPGFPFFWVGGEARSLACCDDSDGDLICAQYDNCPAVANAGQLDTDGDGLGDACDNCPNDPNPGQEDADADGYADACDNCPAVSNASQADADSDSLGDLCDPCPTDPSNDADGDGICGAADNCPGHYNPLQEDSDADGTGDACEVLDICTGIRGNIDGYLNDLVNVADITFFVAYLFRGGPAPPVMAEADVNADGEIGIADLTFLVAYLFRGGPAPAPC; this is encoded by the coding sequence ATGTCCAAATGTCTTGCCTTCGCCTGCCTGTACCTGTGCACTGCGAGCGCCGCCTTCGGCGCCCCGGAAACCGGCTGGGAGACATTCCGCCCGGATCGCCAGGTGCAGTTCGACCGATTGGGCCGCAGCACGGACACTTGCCTGCTCTTCCGCCATAATCCCGACGATTCCGTTCTCGGCTACAGTTCGTCATTCACTGCCGGCCAGCAGACGATCGTCTACTTCGACCCGACTTCCTGTGCCGCCGATTCCACCTATCCCTTCGGCATCACCGAATTGTCCTTCACGCTCCTCGACCCGCCGTCCTACATTGATTCCCGTCTCTACAAGTGGCCGGTTGAGCTCGAGGTGGTCGTCTACGCCCTGGCCCCGTCCGGGGATCCGTGCGACGGTCCCGGCGCTCTGCTGTGCTCGGTTTCGGCTGCCTGCGACTCCGCCTCTTTCGCGTTCCCGCAGGTCGGCACCGTCCCTCTCCCCTCTCCCTGCTGCTTCGACGCACCCTTCTTCATCGGCATCAGGTACACCGACACCACCTCGTTGCGTCTCCCCTCCATCATGTGGGACACCGATTCCTCCCCGGCCCTCTGCGACGCCTTCCAGTTCTACGACACCGCCTGGTACGCCTGGAACATCTTCTGGGTTTACGATCCCGGATTCCCCTTCTTCTGGGTAGGCGGAGAGGCCCGCTCTTTGGCCTGCTGCGACGATTCCGACGGCGACCTGATCTGCGCCCAGTATGACAACTGCCCCGCGGTCGCCAACGCCGGCCAGCTCGACACCGACGGCGACGGCCTCGGCGACGCCTGCGACAACTGCCCGAATGATCCCAATCCCGGCCAGGAGGACGCCGATGCCGACGGTTATGCGGACGCCTGCGATAATTGCCCGGCCGTGTCCAATGCCTCACAGGCCGACGCCGACTCCGACAGCCTCGGCGATCTGTGCGATCCCTGCCCGACCGATCCTTCCAACGATGCTGACGGGGACGGCATCTGCGGCGCCGCCGACAACTGCCCCGGCCACTACAACCCGCTCCAGGAGGACAGCGACGCCGACGGCACCGGCGACGCCTGCGAAGTCCTCGACATCTGCACCGGCATCCGGGGGAATATCGACGGTTACCTGAACGACCTGGTCAACGTGGCCGACATCACGTTCTTTGTCGCCTACCTTTTCCGGGGCGGCCCCGCGCCTCCCGTGATGGCCGAGGCGGATGTCAACGCCGACGGCGAGATCGGGATCGCCGACTTGACCTTCCTGGTCGCGTACCTCTTTCGCGGCGGTCCGGCCCCGGCGCCGTGTTGA